The Nicotiana tabacum cultivar K326 chromosome 1, ASM71507v2, whole genome shotgun sequence genome segment AGCCGgatatggaacttcggagcgaggtaagtctcatttctattcttttaagagggaattaaccccataggtgaattgaattaatatgtgtttctaattgtggggggctacatacgcatgaggtgacaagagtcgttgcgtagctactattatgcttatgttcgggtagtttagctaggacccaaatcatgttatatttgcgatatttgcatatttgttaatttaattgttaaaaacttattggaacttgataaggaaattgtaaaaggttaaacttcacctACTTGAGTTTTGGACGTGTCATtcgaccgttaatgagaatttatatttttttgaatattagcccttaataaatcttgaattggttgtttataTATGTTTTCTCTtgttgtggagcgggccgaacgcctcggtagcagatagatgcatctatggttcatgccgttcgatcctcggcagtgcacaatttatatttatgttggatcaggcttTATGACATCAACATAATTTGTGCATGATTGATTTGGTTGCTCTGGAATTCATAATAATTGATATTACTTCATTGGCCTGAGATATAAtggtaaatgataaaaacaaaaatgaatttggaaatttcttattaacaaagaattatttacttacttCATGATATTGAGTTTACCGTCGCTCTATACAATTCATGCTTAATCATATCATCGATATTTTTATTacagcccatagtaagtgttggagtcgacccctcgtcactactttttcgaagttagattggatacttactgggtacgcgttgatttacgtactctaACTACACTTGTTGCACACTTTTGTGCATGTACATGTGTGTCTAGTGGCTCTCTGAGATCAGACGCATGATTATTTGCgtggacttaggtgagctgcatttccacATTTCgatccgcaaccagcagagtctctttcagagttacttatgtattttccagtctaatttgtattccggacagatgttgtattttattttatgttcctagttgatgctcatgcacttgtgacaccagattttggggtgattatgggttgttcagtattggaattgttaaaatattattatttactctgtgaattccattttttactatttaataattgaagaaaattatgattgcaaaaatactaaaatgagaaccaaattaattaattattgtaggCTTAACTGACATTGGTGTCCGGCATCATTACGACCTTTAATGGAATTGGGCCGTGACATTCACTCTCTATTGTAAAAACTTACCATAAATTCAGAGTTAATTATTAGTACATATTTTCACCTTATTAAATAATTCAATAAGTTAATAGGTTTGATTTAAACACAATACATTTTTGTttaaaagcaaaaggaaaaagcCGGGTCGGGGCGGACTGCAAGTCTTCTCTTATGAGATGATTGGAGGCTGGGGAAATGGCAGTCTTGAAGAAGGGCCTGCCTTCATCGGGTAAAAAGAACATACAAAAGTACTGTGCATTTGTTAAATGACAAATGAGTGAGTGCATAAACTAGCTGATGCTTTAGTCAAATGTTATTTAGTTACAAATGAATTTGAATAATTGAAAAACACATTCTCAAATAACAAGATTTAACGAGACTTGTTAATCGAAAAAAGTCTAATTTTAGAGCCTCTTTTGTCGGATCGCCAAACCCATTGCCGggaatataaattaaaaaattaatgcAAGCTGAGCTAATAACTAAAAATAAAGAATCAATCACATGGAATTATATTCCTTGTAAATGAGGGATTTACAGTGAAAATTACATAAAATCCTAATTAGGAAAATAAATTAGTAGAACTGaattaactgaaaacgaaatCAAGGCTAGCTAACCTAAGAACAACAACAGGTAATTGAACTGAAACTACCCCTAAATTCTCCAATATCTAATTAGGCTGATGAACTAGCATTTCATGTAATCAATTTCTTGACTTGGTCAACGCTTTGTGAATGTTGGAATTCATGATTCTTGTCTAGGTCTTCAAGGAACACTTTGGGAACCAAGCAATTGTCACTTGAGTATAACTTCTCCTGAATCAAGGGCGATCCAACAAGTTTTTGCAAATCTGGTGTTTCATATGATTTCCCATTCTCCTGCTAATTAATTACAAATGAATTAATATAACAATTGCTAGCATATATAAATGTCTCATTCTAATAatccctaaaataaaattttaattttacaaatGCTCTTGTCATGAGGAAAATGGCCATGTATGTATTAACTTGTATACACTGACATATAAGGTAAAAACTACATTGAATGTTAcaaatggaaaaaaaattcacAAACATATATAGAAACAGAAGGTGGTAATATTTACCTGATGTGATCCAATGAATTCAAGAAGTCCAACTTGGGCTTGCAAGAACTTAACATACTTAAAAGTAGCTTGAAGCATTTCAGCAGTGTTCATTCTGTGTCCACCAGGTATCAGCTTCCCTAATTCTTGCGTTTTCTCAGTAATCTTCTTTCTCCTTTGTCTCGCCGCTATGCTCTGTGCAGacatcttcttctcctttttctcATGGCAGCACCCGCTATTAAAAACAGGCGGACTCGGAAACTCCAACTGTGGCATAGGAATATTTTCTGGAAATGAAAACGATTGATAGATTGGCCCATTGGACAAATTACCCTCATGAGTTATTATATCTTGATGATGGCAGTTGTCTAATTGAAAGACTTTTTGCCGTTTTGGATTGCTCATCTGAAAATCAGAGTAGTACTCTTGGATTTCTGGCACGATACAATTTGGTTCCATTAATATTGCTGGGAAAACAAAATCGCTGGAGTCGAAAAATGGATCGAAATAGCAAGCCTCTGGTTTAGGAAAGCTCTGGTCATAGTTGAAATCAAAAAGAAACTCGTTGAGTTGTTGCATATTTGGTTCCAAGTTGGAGTTGGAGTTGTAGCTAAGACTAGCCATTAACAACACAGTACCGGCCCtttaaacaaaaatacaaaatacaaaaagaacAGCTTGAAGCTTGCATGAGAATGTGAGGGTAAGAGTAGTAGCTTAGTTAGAGTGCAAGAACTTAAAGTGGTTGATGGTAAGAAATAGTTACCTTATTGAGACGAGAGAGATGAGGAATTAGATACTGTGTCTTGATGAATCTCTGCTGCTTTTTCTCACTTGTTGAACAACAGTagacgttttttttttttttttttacttgtggTTGACAAACTAATAATAATAACAGTAATAGGACTAATTAATTAATAGGTGACGGCGGAATGGGCAGTTACTGGTAGAGTTAATGGAGGATAAGTTTTAGGGAATGTTAACTGATCCTCTAATTATGTGCAGATTTATTAGGGGCTCTCTCAACCGTCTCAACCTTCCTTTTTTCACTCTAACATTTAATTAAGAGAATACAGTAAATCATTATTAAAACTTTAGGAATCAAAACTGCTACAAAAAATTAACGTCCACCAAATgattaataattttattatggttaaaaagataaaattgtgTATTAATTAATTAACTGCTAGCATGATTTAGTGATACTTATTTAATTTATAAGGATacatattatatatttattagaTTGATAATAATAAACACTGAATATGAGTAACTGTGTGTTTTCTCCAAAACAGTTTTTGGATGCTCAAGAACTCCCTTGAACAAATATATTTCGCTAGTTAAATAAGTTTTCTTGCCTTGATCAATCAGTGCATATTTTACTCACGGGGTAAATGGAGGCGTATCTTTCCCTTCATTTTATTAGGAGTAACAAGATACAGTTTGGTTCTACTTGTTTATAGTATTAGCTTTTGAGATATTAATAGAATAATCCACTTAAATATGTCACCTAAGAGGTTCCTTAAATAAAAAAGGTAATATGTTAAGTAAAAGAAAGTTGAGTTTTCAATTTCGTGGTTAAGATTAATTAAgggaaattaaaaagaaaacgtGCACCAAGAAAAACCTAGCCAATTGCGACAATTAAAAAAAGAATCTAtagaaacaaacaaaaaatgaGCTAGAAATTGAATGATCATAAGTTTAACATAAGGACATGCAAAATTACAGTAGTAATGAAACCAGAATACTTGAGATAGTGAGATCTTGTCTTGAGTGTGGAATATGATTTCCTTTTGTTGCTGAATAACTGTAGACAGCTTTTGGGGCTGACATCCATTTTTGGTCCAAAACTAGGTTGTTTTCTGGTACAAAACAAAGCATTTGTCCAACCAAAATTTTTTTTTGAGTCAAAACAAAACCAATCAAACTGACCTCCCACAATAGGCCACAGAATTTTAACATTATCATTCCGATCCTCTTTttccatatttttttttaatcataaaaTTTGGCCTCATTTTCTCTCCCTATTCTTAGTTCAATAACTTTCAACTTTGGATAAGTCATTTCATCTTACACCTGttctcataattttaaaaattccCTACTTTATATCATCGTATTTGCTTATATTGTTGATGTActttgttaaaaaaattcatcgtattttttttttaatctgaTGCATACTACCTTTGACCTTTTGATAAAGTACGTGCAAAACGGAGCCGGAGTTTTACAACGTGGTGGATATACTTCCATCAAAAACATAATATGTTTTCTTCTGTTTTTCCCCTATGAGCTTACTCGACTATTCCTCTCGAACTCCTAACCTCACCAACTGTAACAAAAAACTCTTATCCATCCAATACAACTCACTtcctcacaaaaaaaaaaaaaaaaggtatttttttctataaaaacatttctaaaaaagaaaaaacactTCCAAGATGTGTCCAAATGCCACCTAAACAACATTTACTTAGGGAAGTAACTGCGAGTAGTGCAGTTAAGGTAAGCTTAAGAATAGTAACAAAATCCTAATAATGAGGAGGGTCTTTCTCTCCTTCAACCGTTACTTGTGCTTGAGGTTTTTACCCattccttttttgttttactGAGTCTGATGGTCTGTAATATCAtggtaaatatttatttatttttcatatttacaccaaattaaaaaattattagaTTGAAAATACATATCACATAACCATAATCGAGTGAGAAATATTTGCACGAAAAGATATATCTTGTATTCGTTGTCTTCATGTAAAGAGACAAACTTTATAGTAAGAACAATATAATTTACATAAACCTCCTATAAATTTTTCCCTAATCGTTTTCATAATACAAAAACTCCTCGTATTCCCCAGTTATTTGTTAGCTCAGTGTCAAGTTGGTTACAGTGTAAAAAATGACGACGAGAACAAGCATCACTATCTAGTCTTCCCCCGTCAAGAATCAGTGTTTCACTTATGCATAGGCTTTGTTAGATATACCTTTAAGATCTCCTCTTTTTCGATAAGACAGGTAAGAAAAGTCAGAATTCAGAAGGCTTAGCAGTTTGGACAATTTCTGaagaaaaaagaattttgaaacaATTCATggtaaaaaagagaagaagaagaagatgatatcaTAATGTTTACAACAGATTTATGGGTGTTTTTTAACTAGAGAAATATATAACTTTCTGTGCAAAACGTTTTCAAATCACTTCTTAAAAAATGTatttttgaaaggaaaagaaaaaacacTTTCTGGTGAATACTTACCCACATTATAGGGAAGTTTATTTACTAGTACCCTAATTTAATGAACacacaattttaaaaaattatataactAAAATATTAAAGAATGTGTTTGAGTTTTAAAGTAAAAATTTAACGTTAAAgtgtaaatttaaaaatatatatgaatatttgacctttttatgctttattttctatttcatataaaaatataataaaatatacatgtaattaaaattcattatttttgtaTAAAGGTTAAGTGATGATTCATAGAGCATCGTGCCATACAGTACCCAGTCATTAAATTAAGCTATAATTTTTGTTTGTTATGACTAATATGTAAACTCTgaatatcattattattttcaatcatgCAAAAAACAAATAAGAATCCTTGGTGGCTATTGGGGTTAGAAAAGCACATTTtttatgaaaagaaaaagaaaactcttTCGGCAAGTTGGCCTCATCGAAACAAAAGCATATTaattatctatactatattaactTTAAAGTTCAAAATATTAGGACTTCTTACCTAGTTTAATAAGTAatgatttattaattaaaatattagttaattttaaagtcctaaatattaagaaaagtaatttaaattataattttgtttatttattttaataagcaaagtcttaattaatttcaaactgCTAAATATTTAGGAATTAGTAAAATAACTATTTAGTCCAATATAAACTTTATTTTAAAGGATATATAGACGAATGACATTTCGTTAAGATCCTTCgtgattttaatataatatagataaatagatATATAGATAACTTACACATAGCAATAGAACAACCTTAAACGAACCCCAACCTCACTCACCCCAACTAGCTCTGTGGTTGAGTACTAGTTATACCATCTTTAGCGTAATATAGTTGACTAGTATAACCAGTTAggtttattttccttctttgtactCTTTTGTTAACAATAATAACATACTATTATACAAAGTAAAGATCAATGTCAAACCTCCTATAATAATGAAAATATTCACTCATAAAGGACGACAAAAAATGTTCATCAAAAGAAGCGGATCAATATGTTTATTTATGGAACGATCTAAATGGATAGTGCAAACATAAAAAGAAGGTCATATCTTTTCTATAGATATAGTATTGAAATTCAGTTTAATGCATGAGAAAAAAGATCAATAAGAAATGAGAAAAAGACTCCTGTGCAAGATGCTTCTGTAAGAGAAAAAGAAT includes the following:
- the LOC107812238 gene encoding transcription factor bHLH53-like; the encoded protein is MASLSYNSNSNLEPNMQQLNEFLFDFNYDQSFPKPEACYFDPFFDSSDFVFPAILMEPNCIVPEIQEYYSDFQMSNPKRQKVFQLDNCHHQDIITHEGNLSNGPIYQSFSFPENIPMPQLEFPSPPVFNSGCCHEKKEKKMSAQSIAARQRRKKITEKTQELGKLIPGGHRMNTAEMLQATFKYVKFLQAQVGLLEFIGSHQENGKSYETPDLQKLVGSPLIQEKLYSSDNCLVPKVFLEDLDKNHEFQHSQSVDQVKKLIT